In Felis catus isolate Fca126 chromosome B1, F.catus_Fca126_mat1.0, whole genome shotgun sequence, the sequence TCACTATGAGGAATCTAcctgaaatatgaaaattatctGGCAAAGAATCGATTTAAATGGGTTTTCATAAACTGACATTACAGAATCCCACAACAGTGAACAGGCAAAGctcagaaaacactggaaaactATAATCTCTTGTattctaatattttgttattttcttaaacCCAGACTTTTGGCATAAAGACTTACAGAAGCAACCATACGGTCCTAGAAAGACTGCAGGACACAGAAAGAACAAAGTAATCTAATCTCAAATCCTCATCTTAAATAGGataatctaaaaagaaaagattataaatGCTGGAAAATAACTAAAGAGGTCAAGAATACTAAAACTAGTACAACAGAAAGAACTTAAACTTAATTAAAAGGGAACGTTTCAATGGGATGttacatttttactttgaaatatgcAAAACCCTGTCTCATTTCAAAAGACATGGTCAAGTAGAACATTTTCctcttgaaaatgaaatattctcCCAAAGAATAAGGAGATGGATTATGGAAAAACCCTCTATTGTCATGTTTAAAGATATACCAGATGCTTTAACATATATCCTTCTGGCTAAGTAGAGAGATCGACTTTTGTtgcatttttgtgtttggttttccaatttttgctttaaaataaaacagcaaagttGTTATTAATACTGTCCTCCATTTTAAGCAAACACTGATTTTACACTCCTGATGACGCAGTGCTATTGCACTGTGGTGAATGAGCAGCAGACGACATGCTACTGTCTCCCTCCACAATGTAGCATCAGGCTCCTACTCTCTCCTGTCAGTCTCTGGTTGTTCTACACAGACACCCCTTCTTCATCCAACTGGGCTTCCACCTTCTCAAAGGCAAAGAACAGAACTTCTCCCCACATAGCTCAAGGATAATTAAAACACTACCTCATACATAACGAACATAACAGTTTTTGAACTTCCTTTATGAATCTGAACCTTGACTAAGTGCCATGAcagggactgaaaaaaaaattttttttaaaatttttttaaaggccccAACAGCCAAAGGTATACTAGTATCCACAAGGGTTAAATGAAAAGGCTAGTAGAAAATATCCGTATAAGAATGTATCAagtacaggggcccctgggtggctcagctggttgagtgtctgactcttgacttcagctcaggtcatggtcttgaggcttgtgtgtttgagccccgcctaggactctgcattgacagtgcagagcctgcttgagattctctctctctgccctcccagctcGTGGGTGTGCACagtctgtcactctctcaaaataaacaaattaaaaaaaaaaatgtatcaagtgCAATTAGAGAAGTGAATGCAGGatacaaaacttaaaaagcaTCCATTACCTAAGCAGGTTATAAGAGAACccattctctctcattttcagtGTTTACAGTTTGATGACTACCAAGGTCCTTAAATGAGGTTCATCACATTTAAGAACCAAAATTTAAGGAATGcttgattaaatgaatgaaaaattggaCTTGGTCTGCtactatttattgtttttgtgcaAAGTGAATAAAGAtaccaaataatatatttttctgagagaCCTCCATATTATCATCTATCATGTTGTCATAACAGTCTGGATATTAAAGATTGGTGCAAAGCATCTTCAATGAATTTAAGGTAGTTTATGTGACACACTCAAGAACTCCCATAGGAACAAAAATACAGAACTAAATATATTCATAATCCCTTACCTAGAGGACAGGCCGACATACCATCTCATAGGCTTTATGGCTATGTTACACCTTTAAAGGTACCACGTTGCTAATTATTTAGAGAGAACTAATGTGCCATATATAAACCTTTAAGTAATAATCTCAGCTACAAGTATATTtactttttgatttaaaaaattcaagtattaatgaataaataaactgaaatctCAGTATCTAATTGAAAATTCAATTTTAAGGTAATTAAAAATCACACATCTAAGTATAATTTCTTGCAAGGGTAACTAGCTAatagcattttaaagaaattaaaatacctatattaattttattaaaaacaattttttttaacatttatttatttttgagacagagagagacagagcatgagcaggggagggacagagagagagggagacacagaatttgaagcaggaccaggctctgagctgtcagcacagaccccgacgcggggctcgaactcatggactatcagatcatgacctgagccgaagtcggacgctttaccgactgagccacccaggcgccccacccacaTTAATTTTAAAGTCAGAAATGTGCATAAAACTTTacccttgtttttaaaagttctaaattTGAAGATTTTTCCATAAGGacataattacttaaaataagaGAATGCCAACCAACCCTAAAAATGCTatatataactgaaataaaaccaattttCAGAATGATTTCTTTCCCATTTACTGAATGTTAATTACATGTCCAGTTCTTGGTATAGGTAAGGCCTCAAGTATCCAGGTACAAAAATTAAGACTCTGGTTTTACAATTCAGTATATTTTATAGGCCTACTCGATTTgagactaaaagaaataaaaagttaaatgttttaaaataatgtatttgttaACTGAGGTTTATTAGTATTAAAATGTTGTACGTGGTGGGGAAAAAAgtcagaatgaaaatattttcccagatATTTAAGTGCTTAagaattttctgtaattttaactTTGCCAAATAGTGAGGAACTCCCCAATGGTTTAAGATACCAATTGGAAGTTTACAGCTGTTGCTGTATTTTTAAGAACCTCAACTTCAAATACCTCAACCTTTTATGGaaagatagaaacagagaacaaatttTATATAGTTAAGTACCTTAGGGTGCTCAAAAGAGAGAACAACATTGCTTTTCAGCCTATTTGGGAGGCCATACAGTACACCTGGACTGCCTCAGCCCAAttcccaccccttctccccaaTAAACTAAGACCCTtgtattctaaaaataaagtgtgtgtgtgtgtggggggggtggataaggaggaaaagaaatggccaaaaTAGATCAGAGAAAGTATAAGAGCTGGCTAAAAAGGCCTTCCATGATCTAGTTCAAGGTTCTCCttttatagatcaggaaactATGACCCAAAGAGATGAAAGCCCATCAACAGTATCCTCCGATGTCATAAAGACTGAGAAAGGTGAAGGAGGTTCAGGTTTTAGCCCTCCTTTCTTTCTAGTTCAGTTCACTTTCCACCATCTTTTTCTTCACCACTCTTCAACTTCCATCACATCACACCTCGCTTCAAGGGTCCACAGGGAATGCTAGTATCTCAGCagtttaccaaaagaaaaaaaaacattatctttAAGCACCTAAATCTTTTTTGGTAAAATGAATTTATGTGAAATGCTCAGTTATAACATGGGTAAGAACAGAGTGGCTCTGACTGAAGTCTAAGAGGGAGCGCTGGAGGCCCTGCTCCCAGAGCAGCCAAGGAAGGGCACCTCTGTAGAGCCCAGTTTGAAAACTTCCCTTTTTTCATCATCACTTCTATCCACTCTAGCACGTCACCCACTGACAGCATCTCAATAACCTCATTTCTCAACACGTGCCCCGCCCCTGGGGGTCCCTTTATGACAGCtaatctgtcttctttcttctccatagTTAATATCCCCCATATATGGATCCTCGTGCTGCTTCCTACACCTGCTCTTCAAATAATTATGTCTCTTCTTCTCTAAAAACACATCCCTTGCCACCttcaaaatgattaccataatttTCCTCTTCAAACATACCATCTCCTAGGCATTTACGTATTCAATTTGAACAACATAAAAGGGCTACCATAAAAATGTCACTAATATGGCCTAACTGAGCCAGAGTGGAGAAGAGGGTAGAAACAGATGGATAGCTAACTTACATTgttaacaaaacaataaattataaattataaattacaaattatgTGAGATAACTACTTATTTCTAAGTGGAGATCCTGGCAGGACTATTTTGGTAAATAGGTAGGACTTGTCTACAATAGGTGCTAATGGTAGATTACTGAAGTTACTGCTAACGCTCCAGGTTAGACAGCTATTTACAAACatattattcatctatttataCAGTCCTTACTTGTTAAATCATCTCATGTTGACAAATTAACTAAGGAAGAGCCTTAGCTAAAGATAACACAGCTCCATTCAGTGGGATCCCACAATGTCAAGTCTATGCTCATTCAAGCTTCGGCTCTGTAGTAAAGAATCCTCACGTAGGACTGAGTTTTCTACTCATCCTGTAATAATTCTCATCACTGGGTACCCAGTTTGAATTCAAATTTAGTCTGCAGGAAAAGAGATAGCATTTTGCAACCACAAAGGGCTTGAAAGTAATGTGATTAAGACGGATTCCTAGCTTTTTGATTTAGGGTTTTTCTATAGGAAACTGACTATTTAGAAGAATATAGTATATAGGAGCAGtgacaaattttagaataaagaataaataaagaataaagaataaaaacacatgaagttttttataaaggtgaaaaaaaattgaagactgGCTTTTTCAGAAATATACCTCAAGACAAATGTAGCAGATTCCATGACAAGCATTTgctaaaaaaattctgtaaaatattgatgaaacTTAAAGTTGAATGATAAGCAAATCCATAATTTTGTCCCTAGCTGAAAACAACTCTCAAAGATAAAATCTGTTCAGTTTGACTGATGTTTAAAGTCAGGTGCTCTTGGGTATATAATtcctttttccaaaaagaaaattttatattttggaaataatgaaataattataaatcactcataaatttgaaaatgaaacattttatattaaatagttTAAGTCaagtgaccttttaaaaataaattgctttaaTGCTCTCTGACATAGgctttaaaaaggtaatattGGAAAGTTAATAAATCTTACTCATAATATAAACACTAAACTCCTAGTCAAAATCCTGAAGAATATACACTGTGCAGCCTACCTGGTCTATTCTGGATGTTCCGGCTGCAGTGCACCAACTATCTTGGAGTGAATCTGAGCCCCAAGCTGGTAACTGCAAACTAGATCTCACCTTCAATAGCATAGAAGTTTTCATCAGAAATAAGCAGTTCTcttccccacacccacccacaaaaaataaaaaaaataaaaagaaagaaagaaaataaaacaatcaaagtTCCTTCTATCTTGTATCTTTGGCCCTCTGAAggtctcaggagaaaaaaaaaatctcattgtaaATAGCTTTATTAGACTATAAtatcaataaaacattttaaaaggcctGAAAAAGTGTCTAATCATCATAACTATTAAGCCACATTCAGGAAAAAATAGTCCCTGAACCAGTGAAGGCAAATTTTAATTGGATGTAAAAAGTCTTAATATTATTTTGCCATAATCACAGCTGTACTaggtatattttaatatacacacAGCTGATCACAGTCAAGCCTATGCACAATTGCTTAACATTTTAGTTTAGTGATATTGGAGGAGAAACTCATTTTGGTGGCCtattaaacattaataaattaagGCATTCTTGAGCTGCCAATTAAAAGCTTCAATATGCACTGGAGAAACACAGCAGGTTTTTCTACATTTTAGGAAGCTTCTTTTCTACCGTGTGTTTAGAGAATTTTTTACAGTATCCATTTTCTCTATCCTTTTGTATTTTGTCCTTAAATTAATGCTTAAaatcagaaattttttattttttaatctgtcagTTTTaccataccaccaccaccaccaccacccaatTTCTTGTTTTGAAAGATCAACTTAGAAATAAGACCATTTACATACCATTCTTACCTGTAAGGGTAAGAGTGTATTACTATTGTTGTCGGTTCTGAACACGTTATCTTCAATCCAAGATTTTGGAGTCAGTGATGGAGTAGAGCGAGTAAATTTCGGTGGTGCTATGACATTACCAGAAAATGGTTTCTTCAATGGAGATATCTGATTCATAGTTCCTGGAATCCCCATGTTTCCAGTTCTACGATGGTCTCTGCCGTGCATTGCTCCCCACGACACGCTTCCAGTGCCCCAGCCACTGCTCTGATGGTTGCTCCAAGGAGATTGTTTCAGAAGAGGCTGAGAAAAACACGCATGTTTAAATTACAGGCATTTAAAGAGTTTACAATTCAAACTAAAATTTAGGCCTGAgctaagaatatatatataatcttaaaaaaaaatctctaaaggCAATAAAGCATAGCTTAACAGTTTACGAAAAGTAATAGGTTTGCGATCTTGCTGTTTGAAAACATACTCATTTCCTGCTAGGTGAGTTTTCATCGTCTGGTCCACTATAAATTATAATGAATCGAGCAGATATTTCATGACAACTGCTAAAATAGAACCAGGCAGTTACATTTCTGTCCTTTCAGAATCGTgtatggaataagaaaaaaaaagtttaaaattgaaattaactTCGAAGGTCCCTGAAGATAGAACCTACATTGTGATCTTAAAACAACCATATTCTACTAGCCATACAAGTAAAAATCCGGTCTTTAATTAATAGATAGGAGTAACAATCGGAGTAAGATACTTAGACGTTAGCTTTCCAAAACCAATGGCACTGCTACAAAAGTGAATAATGGTAATAACATTTGCTGTTACTGTCTTGCATGAACTAAAAACGCCTTTCAGGGTAGGGAGTGTATGGAAAATATGtgggtttggttttttctttttttttttttttttttttttttgtatcgcGTATTCAACTTTTAAGATGTTTTACTCCAATTTTAATGTAGTTTCtttcaaagtgtttttgtttttctttcacttaattatCCATGAACTGTTAGGCAATTATCTGATGTTACCCATAGGTGGATCCACTGAGATATACTGAAGAAAAACAACTATATGCTTTGATTATTCTAGTAGAGATCTTCATACAAGTCTCCAGTAAcctcattcattttcaaaaataaattctattccaAACTAGAACCTATGATACAAAAAGTTCAGTCGCCAAAGAATGGACAATTCAGCAGGAGGCAATGAGCGtaggtttttgaaaaatactaattGCTAGCAATTACATTGCCAAGAAGCTTGCGCTAATGCTCAGCCAAAGGAAGTATGGACCGTGCAGCTGCTCTAAGTCAGTAAGTTACTGTAAGTCAAGAATTCTTCAAATGAAACCTGCTTCTTGTAAGAcagctttctctttttgagagaACTTGACCCCTAGtacctattaatttttttttttaaatgcccagaTAATCATGAATACATGCTGCCATTTCGCCCTCCCCACGGTTCAAAAGCATAGCTGGGGGGACCATGAAGAAATCACTCCATTCTTGAGGGCCTTACTTTCCTTGCTGACACAGGGTTCAAGTTCTCTTCCAGCGATCTACAATTCCACagggcagctgtgtgacctcttaAACTTCACTGGGAGAACCATCTTCTGACAAGACGCAGATCACAGTTAAATACGAACCACTCTACGTGGTCTTCCAATGGCCGAGAGCAGGGCTCCAAGAGCACAAAAGCACCTATCGATAGTTTTCTGTGGCAAGTTCCCAgcggaaaaaaaaacaacaccctgACACACAGGACACAGCTGCTCGAGACTGTGAAAATCATGGGAAAGCGGACTATCATTTCAAAATGACGTGTTTTCAATCCTTGTAGGCCACGTTCTTCTTCCTCGGGGAGACACCGGGGACTCGAGAAAGACTGTTAACTGTTACTCTGATTTCAGAGAACTCTCAACTTGTTACTTTGGTCAGACAGCATTCGCCCTTTAAAAGGTTAACCTTGGAAAACTTTAACTGGTCAATGGAAAAAGTTACAGGAGTAAGTAAGCACCGGTTAAGGTCCAATTCTGCTTCTGTCTCAGTCCTTGATCACGAAAATGACCTTAAACATACGAATCACTACAGGAAATGCTGACTGGATCAAAAAAGGACAACAAAATACGCTTTTCGATGTCAATGAACCAAAGCCGGCGGTCATTCAAACGTTGTACTGGGAAGATAACAAAACGGAGCCTGAATCGGAAAGGACCcggatgaataaaaaaaaaaaaaaaaaaaaaaaaaaaaacccaacaaaaaaaaCGGCCCCGTGTTATTTCATAATTGCATTACCCACTCAAAATATACACACCCCGTAACCCAAGAGACGGTCAAGGCCGCCAAAAAACGTGAGTCCCCCCTGCGAGGTATCACACGATTCCCGGATTCAAGTTTAGTTTTGGCCTCACCAGCCACCAAACCGTCCCCAAACGCGAAGAGGCGCAGAAAGCCAGCGGCTCGCGGGGCACCTCGGCCGAGGCGGACGGAGCCGCCGCGGGCAGGCTCCCCTCTCCCGCCGCCTGACAGCTCAGCGCGGGGCCCCGGGCGCGGGACGGGCGGCTCGTCCCGGCCGGGCCACCGCCACCCCCGGCCAGACCTCGCGCGGGCCGACTCGCAACGAGACGGACTCGAAAGGAAAAAAGCCTCTCCTTTCCGCCCGTCCCCTCATTGGACGACGGGGAAGAGTCACCGGCTCCCCGCACGCACCGTCTGCGGCGATCACCACCCTCCTTCGCAAGTTCGCTTCGCCAGGCCGCTCGTCCGAGGCCGCCGCCCGAGCCCGCCGGCCCCGCGTCCCCCGGCCCGTCCTCGAGGATCGCCGACAGCGGTCCTCCGGGTCGGGGCGCCCGCTGCGAGGGACggccgggccgccgccgccgccgccgccctcggTCCCGGGCGCCATTCGGCCGctgccccaacccccctcccccccgccgcgCCGGGCGTTCGAGGGGGCGCCCGACCGCAGCGGCTGCCGGCGCGACCCCCCTACCGGAGCCTCGGAGCCCACGGTGGCCGctgcccgcccgccccgccgggGACTGGCGTCCCGAGCCCCGTCATCCTCCTCCGCCCTCCCAGTCCCCCCTCTCACTCGGGCGAGTGGCCCTCGTCGCCCCGGTCGCCGGCCCCGCGGCGCAGCCGGGCCGCCGCCCGCCGTACCTGGTGGTGGTTGTAGGAGTTCCTCTGCTGCAAGAAGGCGGCGGCCGCCGCCTGGTGCTGCTGCTGGAGCTGCGGGCTGACGGGCGACCTCCGGCTCTGCGGCTGCTGCGGCGCCGCGGGCGGCGGGGGCTGCTGCTGAGGTAAATTCatggcgggcggcggcggcgggggcacCGCGGCCGCCGAGAAGGGGCCGCcgaagccgccgccgccgccgccgccgccgccgctcgccGGCACGCTGAGTCCCGCGCAGCCGTGCGGGGACACGGGCGAGAAGCTCGGGAAGAAGGCCGGGTTCATGGACGACGGCAGCCCGGGGTAGAAGCCGTTCTCTGAATCGGGGCTGGGCGGCGGCATGGCGCTGAgcgagccgccgccgccgccgccgccgccgccacccggGGTGGCGGCCGAGGAGCCGGGctgctgcggctgcggctgcggcggCTGCTGGGGCGGaggcggctgctgctgctggggcggcggcggcggctggggctggggctggggcggcGGCGACGCGGTCTGCACCGACCAGGGGGTGCCGAAGCCGGGCAGTGGCGGCGGCGACGCGGAGCCGCCTCCCCCTCCGCCTCCCGggggccccccgcccccgccgccgcccgggtGCGGAAGGTCCGGGCTCTGCAGGCTGCTGAAGGCGCCCGCGCCGAGCGCCCCGCCGGGCAGGAGGTTACTGGGACTGTTGAGCAGAGGGTGGTTGGGGGACTCCATGGAGCCCGGCGCGGGGTTCACCGGCGGCGTCGAGGGGGCCAAGCCCGCATTGGGGGGCTCGGCGGCGCTGCCCTCGCCCGCGGCCGGGGTCTTGCGAGGGCTGCCCGCGCCTCCGTGGCGGCGCCGCGGGGCTGCGGGCGGCGAGGGCTGGAGCTGCGGGAGCGGGGGCAGGTCGGCCGGGCGCTGCCGCGGGGCGAAGTCCTGCGGCGGGAGGTGCTGCGGGTGCGGTACGCTGAACTGCTGCTGCTGCGGCGGCTGCTGTGGCTGCTGGCGCTGGGCGAGCTGCGCCGGCTGGAGGAGcgggccgggcggcggcgggcTGAACCGGCCGGGGCAgtggagcggcggcggcggcggcggcggcttcgAGTCCggagggtggggaaggtggggagggctgaactctttcctcttctggctgctcagctgctgctgctgccgcttaCTGAAGTCCTGCGGGGAGGAGGtgcggcagcagcagcaggaggaggcggaggaggaggaggggtggtgcAGACTCGGTTTGAAgtcctgggaggggaggaggtgggtcACACCCGCGTTCGTGCCGCCGCCGGGGTGGTGGTTGGGGAGTTTCTCCGCGGCCGCCGCCCCCGAGAGCGGCCGCGCCGGCTGCTGTGTCAGCCCCAGCAGCAGCTCATCCTGCATGGTCTGCTGATGCGCCAAGAacggggaggaagaggaagcggCGGCAGCAGAGCTGCCCGCGCCGCCGCAGCCGAGGGGGATAGAGAAGGGGGAGGCGGCCTCCGAGAAGCCGGTGACAGGCAACGGCGGCGGCGAGAGCGGGCCGAAGGGCGTGGTGGAGGGCAGCGGGGCGGCGGCCGCGGTGGGCCCCGTGGCGTAGGGACGGTACGCCCCGCTGCCGAATAGGGACCCGGGGCTGCTGCTTCGGAGCGGGGCGGTCTGCAGCACCCCAAATCCGAAGTCCCTCATTTATCAGGCCGGCGGCAGCCGGAGGAGAGGCGCCCCGTCCGCTGCCCCGCCTAGGAAACCACCGGATCTGGGGCGGCGCGGCCGTGGTGGAAGGAGGGGGAgtcagtgagagagggacaccGTGACTGAGCCAGGGGCACCTACTTCGGCCCCGCCACCCCTCGCGGCAGTCACCGCCGCCTCCCGAGACCGGCTCGGGTGCCGCCGCCGCCTCTGCCGCCGCCCTCGCCGCTTAAGAACTCCGGAACGTGCGTCAGCGCCACCTCACAATCGCACCGCCCCCCGCGGTGCGTCCCGGCACGCGCGGGCGCGAGGCCGCCGCGCCCccgctgccccgcccccgccccgcccctcatTAATATGCAGGCACGGCCGGAGGCGCGCCTGCGCTCCCAGGAAGGCGGGGGAGCGCGAGAGCGAGCGGCTTCGGTCCTCCGGCCCCTTCGGCGTCCAGGGAAAAGGAGAGACCGGTGGCGGTGGAAGGCGGCCGACCGGAGTCCGAGCGCCCGGCGCGCGCGCGCACGAAGGCGTGCGCGAGCCGTCGGCGGCGACGGTTCCTGGGCAACGGCCCCTCCCGGCGCGGGGCTCGCACGCGCTCTCCCCCGTCGCCCTCGCGGCCCCGCCTCCTTCCTGTCacctccgccccgcccccggtCACATGAGGCTTGGCCGCTGGGACGCGGGCTTCCCAGGGCGGCGCGGGCCCgcgggggaaactgaggcccgggaaCCAGACCGGGAGCGGCTCCTAGTGACCGTGGCCCCTCTCGCCTTCCAGGCTCAGCCCTTGGGGTCCTTAGGCCGGCAAGATCGTGCGGGCTCTGCCTGCCTTGCAGACCGCCGAGCGGCTCTCTCCGCACCTCGTGCCCCACCACGTCCCAGTCTTGGACGTGTCCTCGCTTCTCGTCGCCCTAGAAAGCGCCTTCTCGGGCTTGTTTCCGTATTTAGCTTCTCGTGCTGTGTGCTGCCTTGGACCTTCCTGCAGCTGCGTGAAGGTGTTTTCTGCAGGGCAAACAAGAACCCTCAGCTGTACACCAAACGTTTTCACTATAGCAATTGAGGAGCAGAGTCCCAGGAACCTAACCAGGCTCCGGGTGGCTTTTTACACACGTATATGCATATAACAGGTTACGTACGGGGCGAGCTCCCGTGGTAACCCTGGGCCATGTCCAAGTCTTCGTATTTCACAGAAGCATTCAATGTGCCGTCGTCAGGGCTGCTGTGTGAGGGACTCCTCCTCACCACGTTCATTCTGGCTCCCCTGTGTCCCTTCCCCCCCAGGGAGACTCAAACATTTCCTAAGCTTTATGAgttttcaagagagaaagattTCTCACATCAGGGAAAAAAGGAGGCTCTGACTCAGCAACAGACTTGTTGAGGCTTGCAAAATGGAAGGGGAAAGAGCTTTCCATGGTAGAGCTCTTGTTGGAAGCAATAGCAGAGACACTAATcctgtgtatttccttttctaaagAAGCATTTAACATAGAGACAAAAATTACGTGAGGGTCTAGATAAAGAATAACAGAATGATCCTGTTTTGcagttttaactttttcttgGCACTTAGGAAGGGAAACTATTTAAAGAATCCTAGAATACAGTCTAATCCCAAAAGCAGTAGAGGGGGTGTTCAGACTACttgatattttaattcttttttaaatcgGAACACAATTGACCTATAACATTGTATGGAtttaggtgtacagcataataaTTTGGTATATCTCTATATGCTGGAAAGTAgttaccacagtaagtttagttaatatccatcaccacacatagtta encodes:
- the CPEB2 gene encoding cytoplasmic polyadenylation element-binding protein 2 isoform X8, which encodes MRDFGFGVLQTAPLRSSSPGSLFGSGAYRPYATGPTAAAAPLPSTTPFGPLSPPPLPVTGFSEAASPFSIPLGCGGAGSSAAAASSSSPFLAHQQTMQDELLLGLTQQPARPLSGAAAAEKLPNHHPGGGTNAGVTHLLPSQDFKPSLHHPSSSSASSCCCCRTSSPQDFSKRQQQQLSSQKRKEFSPPHLPHPPDSKPPPPPPPLHCPGRFSPPPPGPLLQPAQLAQRQQPQQPPQQQQFSVPHPQHLPPQDFAPRQRPADLPPLPQLQPSPPAAPRRRHGGAGSPRKTPAAGEGSAAEPPNAGLAPSTPPVNPAPGSMESPNHPLLNSPSNLLPGGALGAGAFSSLQSPDLPHPGGGGGGGPPGGGGGGGSASPPPLPGFGTPWSVQTASPPPQPQPQPPPPPQQQQPPPPQQPPQPQPQQPGSSAATPGGGGGGGGGGSLSAMPPPSPDSENGFYPGLPSSMNPAFFPSFSPVSPHGCAGLSVPASGGGGGGGGGFGGPFSAAAVPPPPPPAMNLPQQQPPPPAAPQQPQSRRSPVSPQLQQQHQAAAAAFLQQRNSYNHHQPLLKQSPWSNHQSSGWGTGSVSWGAMHGRDHRRTGNMGIPGTMNQISPLKKPFSGNVIAPPKFTRSTPSLTPKSWIEDNVFRTDNNSNTLLPLQDRSRMYDSLNMHSLENSLIDIMRAEHDPLKGRLSYPHPGTDNLLMLNARSYGRRRGRSSLFPIDDGLLDDGHNDQVGVLNSPTCYSAHQNGERIERFSRKVFVGGLPPDIDEDEITASFRRFGPLVVDWPHKAESKSYFPPKGYAFLLFQEESSVQALIDACIEEDGKLYLCVSSPTIKDKPVQIRPWNLSDSDFVMDGSQPLDPRKTIFVGGVPRPLRAVELAMIMDRLYGGVCYAGIDTDPELKYPKGAGRVAFSNQQSYIAAISARFVQLQHGDIDKRVEVKPYVLDDQMCDECQGARCGGKFAPFFCANVTCLQYYCEFCWANIHSRAGREFHKPLVKEGADRPRQIHFRWN
- the CPEB2 gene encoding cytoplasmic polyadenylation element-binding protein 2 isoform X7, which gives rise to MRDFGFGVLQTAPLRSSSPGSLFGSGAYRPYATGPTAAAAPLPSTTPFGPLSPPPLPVTGFSEAASPFSIPLGCGGAGSSAAAASSSSPFLAHQQTMQDELLLGLTQQPARPLSGAAAAEKLPNHHPGGGTNAGVTHLLPSQDFKPSLHHPSSSSASSCCCCRTSSPQDFSKRQQQQLSSQKRKEFSPPHLPHPPDSKPPPPPPPLHCPGRFSPPPPGPLLQPAQLAQRQQPQQPPQQQQFSVPHPQHLPPQDFAPRQRPADLPPLPQLQPSPPAAPRRRHGGAGSPRKTPAAGEGSAAEPPNAGLAPSTPPVNPAPGSMESPNHPLLNSPSNLLPGGALGAGAFSSLQSPDLPHPGGGGGGGPPGGGGGGGSASPPPLPGFGTPWSVQTASPPPQPQPQPPPPPQQQQPPPPQQPPQPQPQQPGSSAATPGGGGGGGGGGSLSAMPPPSPDSENGFYPGLPSSMNPAFFPSFSPVSPHGCAGLSVPASGGGGGGGGGFGGPFSAAAVPPPPPPAMNLPQQQPPPPAAPQQPQSRRSPVSPQLQQQHQAAAAAFLQQRNSYNHHQPLLKQSPWSNHQSSGWGTGSVSWGAMHGRDHRRTGNMGIPGTMNQISPLKKPFSGNVIAPPKFTRSTPSLTPKSWIEDNVFRTDNNSNTLLPLQVRMDRSRMYDSLNMHSLENSLIDIMRAEHDPLKGRLSYPHPGTDNLLMLNARSYGRRRGRSSLFPIDDGLLDDGHNDQVGVLNSPTCYSAHQNGERIERFSRKVFVGGLPPDIDEDEITASFRRFGPLVVDWPHKAESKSYFPPKGYAFLLFQEESSVQALIDACIEEDGKLYLCVSSPTIKDKPVQIRPWNLSDSDFVMDGSQPLDPRKTIFVGGVPRPLRAVELAMIMDRLYGGVCYAGIDTDPELKYPKGAGRVAFSNQQSYIAAISARFVQLQHGDIDKRVEVKPYVLDDQMCDECQGARCGGKFAPFFCANVTCLQYYCEFCWANIHSRAGREFHKPLVKEGADRPRQIHFRWN
- the CPEB2 gene encoding cytoplasmic polyadenylation element-binding protein 2 isoform X10: MRDFGFGVLQTAPLRSSSPGSLFGSGAYRPYATGPTAAAAPLPSTTPFGPLSPPPLPVTGFSEAASPFSIPLGCGGAGSSAAAASSSSPFLAHQQTMQDELLLGLTQQPARPLSGAAAAEKLPNHHPGGGTNAGVTHLLPSQDFKPSLHHPSSSSASSCCCCRTSSPQDFSKRQQQQLSSQKRKEFSPPHLPHPPDSKPPPPPPPLHCPGRFSPPPPGPLLQPAQLAQRQQPQQPPQQQQFSVPHPQHLPPQDFAPRQRPADLPPLPQLQPSPPAAPRRRHGGAGSPRKTPAAGEGSAAEPPNAGLAPSTPPVNPAPGSMESPNHPLLNSPSNLLPGGALGAGAFSSLQSPDLPHPGGGGGGGPPGGGGGGGSASPPPLPGFGTPWSVQTASPPPQPQPQPPPPPQQQQPPPPQQPPQPQPQQPGSSAATPGGGGGGGGGGSLSAMPPPSPDSENGFYPGLPSSMNPAFFPSFSPVSPHGCAGLSVPASGGGGGGGGGFGGPFSAAAVPPPPPPAMNLPQQQPPPPAAPQQPQSRRSPVSPQLQQQHQAAAAAFLQQRNSYNHHQPLLKQSPWSNHQSSGWGTGSVSWGAMHGRDHRRTGNMGIPGTMNQISPLKKPFSGNVIAPPKFTRSTPSLTPKSWIEDNVFRTDNNSNTLLPLQDRSRMYDSLNMHSLENSLIDIMRAEHDPLKGRLSYPHPGTDNLLMLNGRSSLFPIDDGLLDDGHNDQVGVLNSPTCYSAHQNGERIERFSRKVFVGGLPPDIDEDEITASFRRFGPLVVDWPHKAESKSYFPPKGYAFLLFQEESSVQALIDACIEEDGKLYLCVSSPTIKDKPVQIRPWNLSDSDFVMDGSQPLDPRKTIFVGGVPRPLRAVELAMIMDRLYGGVCYAGIDTDPELKYPKGAGRVAFSNQQSYIAAISARFVQLQHGDIDKRVEVKPYVLDDQMCDECQGARCGGKFAPFFCANVTCLQYYCEFCWANIHSRAGREFHKPLVKEGADRPRQIHFRWN